In Kangiella koreensis DSM 16069, the DNA window TGTGATTGCACAACTTAAAGATAGCGAAACTGATGTTATTGGCCACGTTTTAGGACGCGCTAAAGGCATCGTTAATATCTTTAACAACTTCAACGATCCAAGCCATGTCTATGCACACTGTATGTGTGTTGACCTATAACTGACAAGGCTAGCAAATAAAAGGCGCTATTCATTAGCGCCTTTTTTATGCCTGCTATCAATTTATTTAACCCCTCCTAAAGCTCTTCCAACGTCTGCTTACAAATTGTAAACACAGTTCATAAATACCTCATTTAAAATAAAAACTATACAAATACATTTCAAGGCTCTCTATGAAATCTTTAATAACTACTCTAGCAGTTTGTTTTATATCAACGACATCTTATGGTAATGCTTTGCAAACAGCTGATGAAGCGTTTAACAAAGAAATCCAGGCCATGGATAAGCAGCTATTTGATATAGCATTCAATCAATGCAACATTAAGCTTTGGAAAGATATTGTTTTATGACGACAGAACAGGCCTTAATACCTCTTTTGAAAAAGAAGTCAGATCTTTCGAAGATAAATGCTCAAAACCTTTTGATGTTACCCGGCAGTTGGTCTCATCTGAAGTCCATCAGCTGGGTGATTACGGCGCGTTACAAACTGGGAAACACAACTTCTATGTCGATGGTAACTTAGTCGAGAAAGCAGAGTTTATTGTAATTTGGGAACGCACAGCCGACAGCTGGATGGTTAAGAGAGTCGTTAGTTATGACCATCAAGCTGTGGAGTAGTGAAGCACATGTCGGTTCTGATATAAGATGGGTTAGCATTTATGCGTAACCCATCGTTTAATTGATTGATGGGTTACGACTATGCCTACCCCACTCTATGACTTTTAATCAACTGCAAAAAGCGCTGGGATTCATGACATTCATCCCAGCCTACAAATTGCGTTAACTTAATTCTTAACGCTTCTGAGAAAGTAGGGCCTGCCCCAAGGAAGGTCCCCCTTAAGTAATAACTCCTACCAAAAGGGCTGTCATCCTGAATTTAATTCAGGATCTGCTCTTAGCTCTGTCAGACTCCTCGAAGATTATATTCTTCAATGCCAGAAACTACAGGCACAAAAAAAGCCTGCTCGAGGCAGGCTTTTTAAATAGTGGCGGAGCGGACGGGACTATCAATTACATCCCTGTAATTGACCACTTCGTGGCCATCGTCACTTCGTTCCGATGTTCAAAATCGTTCCAGACGATTTTGTCGAACACCGCTCTCGCGGGTTCTTCGTCCCTATAAAATTGGGGGATAAAAAAAAGCCTGCTCGAAAGCAGGCTTTTAGGATAGTGGCGGAGCGGACGGGACTCGAACCCGCGACCCCCGGCGTGACAGGCCGGTATTCTAACCAGCTGAACTACCGCTCCGCAGTATTTGTTAGGTCTCTTGCGAGTCTTAACAGGTGTTTCGCTGGTGACCTCATCGGTCGACGGAGCGCATATTACTTTCGTTCATAGGGTAGGTCAACAACTTTTTTAGAAAAACATTTAACTTTTTAAAAATACGCTTAAATGCTATCCAATTTGGTTATATTTCAGTCGGATAGAGGTATCCAGGAGATGATCCGGTCTTCAACTTCTTCAGCGGTAAGCTTTGTTTCGGAAATAACTTTACCTTTAATGCTGTGCCCTTTCTTATGCACTAACTGTTTGTCACCAGAAATTAAATAATGCCAATCAGGAAGATCTTTACCCTCTGCTACCAGCCGATAAGCACAGGTATCTGGCAACCAAAAGTATTCTTCGATGGTGTCTGCAGTCAGTTGAACACAGTCAGGGACTTTTGAAGTACGATGCTCATAGTCAGTACAAGCTAAACTTTTAGTGTCGAGTAAGCGACAGGAAACATCGGTTTGCATCAAAAGGTCATCATCGTCGTCGATAAACTGCACACAGCAGCATTTGGCGCACCCGTCGCACAGTGATTCCCACTGCTCATGCGTCATGTCTTTTAACGCTGTGGTGAGCCAAAATTTATCGACACTCATAGTTATTTTTTACCAGCGATAAGTTGTGCAATTTCTTCTTCACTTGGTGGCATTTGCAGGAAGTAGCCCTCTTCTTCCAGTTTAGCTTTAACTTCGGCTATATCACATAGCGCCAGACTCTGGCGTTCATTCAAATCCAAATGCATAACAAGTTCAGGCTCGCCCCAAACCTGGATCAAGCCTTCTGGCAAATCTTCGAAATCTGTCTCATAAGGAACATAAAGATAAGTATCTGGTTTCTTGGCGCTTTTATAAATACTGCACATCATAATAAGGTTTCTCGCAAAACTTTGGGTTGAAACAAAAAATGGTTAGGCTCTAAGCTTTGAACTCTAAGTTCTGAATTCTAAGTAAAAAGCTAGATAAATTCTTGCATGGCCTGTTTAAATGGCTCTTCAAGCAGGCGCTGGCGCCAGCTGTTCCAGAATCGATTAGGACGTCCCTTAAAGCCTAACGTCATCTTTATATAGTACTCGATCAGACGTCGATTACATAAAGCCTCTGCCGGAATACTGTTCAGGTTTGCTACTTTTTCAACCTCAGCTTTCAAGGCATTGAACATGGCTTTACTTTTGGGGATCTTATGGAAAGGCTGTAGTGGCTCTGGCCACTGCTCTTTATCCACCTGGTCAGCCAGTTCAATTTGATGAATCATCTCGGCCCCATACTTTCGTATACTGCCACGATGACAGCCCATAGAAAGCAAATCACCAATACTTGTTTTTTCTTTCTGACTAACCTCAATTAGATGATGGTCACGAAATACAAAGGTCTTAGGAATGTTGTTATCGCGTGCAAGTGTTTCGCGCCATTGCGCTAGTTTTTGCAAACGATTGAGCTGGAATTGATTTAAACGAAAAGCGCCTTTAACTTTAAGATAAGCTTCAGCATAATCATCCGCTTGAATAATGGCTGCGAAAATACTGTTCACATCTTCAATGACACATTCAAACAAGCCTTTTTCTAACAAGCTATCGCGCAGTCGATAATAGACCGGCATCAGGTATTGAACATCCTGCGCGGCATACACCCTCTGCTCTTGACTTAATGGGCGTTGCAGCCAGTCGGTTTTGGTATGTTCTTTATCTAACACAACACTGAGGAAGTGCTCAACAATATTGCCATAACCTACACTTAAACCTATACCATCAAGTGATGCTGCAATTTGCGTATCGAACACCTGGTTAAACTCAAAGCCATACTGATGGTAAAGTGCTTCCAGATCCTCACTACAACTATGCAGAGCCTTGACTACCGATGTTGAAGCAAACAACTCGGTTAATGCTGATAAATCATCAAATGCTAAAGGATCAATCAGGTAAATTTCCTTGCCATCGTAAATCTGGATCAGCGCAAGACGGTGAAAATAGGTATTAGTTCTATCAAACTCAGTATCGACGGCCAGCTCTTTAAGGGCCAACCACGACTGACAAAGCTCTTGTAAACGTTCAGGATCAGACACAGTTTCAACATGAACTGAGTCTTGGTGTTGCTCTAAATGAAATCGTGCCAATGTTATGCTCCTGACGCTCGTCTATGAGCGTCATGGGATGAAAGATTATTTGCGCAATTATTCGCGTAACTATTTACGCAATTCTTTGCGAAGGATTTTACCGACATTGCTCTTAGGAAGTTCATCTCTGAATTCAACAACTTTAGGGATCTTGTATCCGGTCAAGTGCTCGCGAGCATGTTTGATAACATCCTCTTCGGTTAAAGTGCTGTCCTTTTTAACTACAACCACTTTAACCACCTCTCCTTTTACTTCGTCCGGCTCACCAATTGCAGCAACCTCAAGCACACTTGGATGCAAAGCAACGACATCTTCAATCTCGTTCGGATAAACGTTAAAGCCAGAGACAAGAATCATGTCTTTCTTACGATCAACAATTCGTAGATAGCCTTTGTCATCAATAGTCGCCATGTCGCCCGTGGCTAGCCAGCCATCCTCTTTTAGAACCTCTGCGGTTTCTTGTGGACGATTCAAATAACCTTTCATAATCTGTGGGCCTTTGACCCAAAGCTCGCCAGGTTGACCAATATCAACTTCGTTACCCTCTTCGTCTCGAACCTCGACATCCGTAGACGGAATCGGCAAACCAATTGTACCGTTATAGGATTCTAAATCGAGCGGGTTCATGCTAACTACGGGTGAAGTTTCGGTTAGCCCATAGCCTTCAAGTAAAGGTGTTTTAGTTAGTTCTTGCCATCTTTCGGCAACTGACTTTTGCACAGCCATACCGCCGCCGACAGAAAGTTTTAATTGACTGAAATCTAGCTCGCGAAATGCTGGCGTATTGAGCAAACCATTAAATAAGGTATTAACTCCAGTTAATGCCGTAAATGGAAACTTTCTCAAGGTTTTACAGAAGTCTTTCATGTCGCGCGGATTAGTAATATAAATATTATGCCCACCCGCCTTGGTAAAGAGCAGACAGTTCACGCATAGAGAAAAAATATGGTAAAGAGGAAGCGCTGTAATAATTGTTTCTTGTCCTTCATCAAGGAATGGCCCCATCCAGGCATGAGTTTGTAACACGTTGGCAACCATATTGCGATGCGTCAGCACTGCCCCTTTTGAGACACCGGTTGTTCCTCCGGTATATTGCAAAAAGGCGGTATCCTCAGCGGTAAGCTCAACAGGCTTAACTTCTTTAGCAGCTCCTTTTGTCATGGCATCAACAAAGCTATGAGCCTGCTCTAGATTAAAGTTCGGTACCATTTTTTTAAGATACTTAACCACAAAATTAACAATAAATCGTTTGGGCTGCGGACACATATCGCCAACCTGAGTGACAATAATATGTTTCAAATTAGTTTTCTCGACAACGCTCTGCAAAGTATCGCCAAAGTTGGCCAATATAACGATAGCGTTTGCTTCACTGTCATTGAGTTGATGCTCAAGCTCACGCGGCGTATATAAAGGATTAACGTTAACCACAGCCAGCCCAGCACGGAAAGCGCCGAACAAACACACAGGATATTGCAATAAATTCGGCATCATCAAAGCAAGCTTGTCGCCTTTTTGGAGCCCTAATTCATTTTGCAGGTAGGAAGCAAAATCTCGAGCCTTCTGATCAAGCTCTCGGTAGGTTAAGGTGACGCCCAAATTAGTGACGGCCGGTCTATCACCGAATTTTTCGACACTTTCATCGAAAATGGCCATCAGGCTTGAATATTGTTCAGGATCAATCGTTTGCTGAACTTCTTTTGGGTAATGCTTTAACCAGATTTTGTCCATGTAGCTTCCTGTTTATAGCTATGATTAATAAATTTTATGGCCAAGAAAAGTAACCGATCGTATTGAATAAGGCAACTTTTAACAGCCAGTTGTCGTATTTTGAGCGTGATTTTCCAATAACTGGTTACCTTTCCATCTAACCCTGATTAAATTTTGCCCAGAATTTCAATACAGACTCCGCCACCGATTCAGGATACTGCATATGCAAATGATGGCCACCCTCAAGGTCGATCCATTCAGACTGTTGAAGATAAGAGAGCCTTCTCTCGATAGCCGGCTTTTCCTGCAACATCCCTTGCTTACCACGAATAAACAATACTTCAGCTGCTACGTTATTCATCAAGGCTTCGAGTTGTGGCTCAGTCATGCGTATCCATGAGGCATTCTTTAGACGCGCGTCACTGGACCACTGATAACCTCGGTCGCACAAGGTTACGCCGCGTTCAATTAAAGGTAACAAAGTCTCTGCGCTCAGCTCACTTACTTGTGCACGCGCATTCGCCGCTTCTTCAATAGAGTTAAAATAACGTTTCTGACTACGTTTAGCTTTTCGCTGGTCTATAGCTTGCGCCAATTGCTCAATGGTTTGATGAGGCGTGGATATAAAAGGACCCAGCGCATCAATAGAAACCAGGCTTTTAACACGATTAGGCACCGCTCCGGCATAAATCATGGCTAATGCAGCGCCCATAGAATGACCTAATATATGGCATTTATCGATATGAAGAACATCCAGCGCACCATCAATGATCGAAATCCCTGAAACAAACTGATAGTCCGCATCTTCCGACAAATGCTCAGACTGGCCATGCCCCGGAAACTCAATGGCAATCAGGCGGTATTTATCAGCTAAATAAGGAGCAAGATAGTGAAAAGTTGCCGCATTATCGAGCCAACCATGCAGACAGAGAATGGGTTCGGCTTTAGGATCGCCCCACTCTAAAACAGAAACTTTATTGTGGTGTATTTGGAAGTGGTATTCCTGATCAAATTTGACGTGCATAGTCTTATGTCTCAATCAATTGTTTCAAAACAAGTAACCATTGAAGAATAACATAGCGCATAAAAAAAGGGCCATTTACATGGCCCATATGAGGAAATAATTACTCATTAAAAGAGAAGTGACAATGACAACCCGGAAAACAATTCAGCAGTTTCGCGTTAAGCTGGGATTGCTTCATTGCTTTCCGTATATATTTTGAACAGTTGTCATGTATAAAGTTCCAATAAAGGGACATTTTTTTATTCAATTTCTCTAAATTAGTGTCAGTAATTAATGAAACAATAAGTTACATTACTCTGTTAACAAGATGCTTTAAATTTTCCTCGGTCGTAAAGCGCCCTTTTTCGTCTTTAGTGACCTTGCCGAGGCATGTTTCTGGGTCATGAGTAAAGTAAAGTTGCCCATTTTCCTCAATCAAGCGATCAAGTAACAGCTTCTTTTCCTCAATCAAATTCTCCGGGAAACGGTCATAACCCATGGTGATCGGCAGGTGAACCCAAGGCACACCGGGAATTAAGTCAGCCGCGAATACAACTGGTCCCTGCTCTGTGGTGATTTCGGTAAGCAGCATTCCCGGAGTATGGCCATTCGAGACAAAAAATCGATAATCATCACCCAAAAGAGCACTGTGCTCCCCTTCGATCAGATGCAAACGACCGGTTTGCTCGATTAAATCGGTAAGACCTGGAATAAAAGAGGCTTTATCACGAGGATGAGGATTATTGGCTCTCTCCCAGGCTTCTTTGCCAATGATAAATTCAGCGTTCGGAAACAATAATTCAGGCTCTTTGTCTTCTTGCCACTTACTGAGCAAGCCACCAGCATGGTCGAAATGCAGGTGAGATAAAACTAGAATGTCGATATCCTCATGACTAACACCTGCATCAGCAAGTGATTGTAGCAGCACATGCTCATCTTCCTGCACCCCATAACGATCTTTAAACTTAGGCTCAAAGAATGCTCCGATACCGGTTTCAAATAGAAGGTTTTTGTCACCATCTTTAACCAGTAACGCACGGCACACCAAGTCAATCCGGTTCTGCTCATCCACTTCCACCCAGCGCTGCCATAGAGCTTTTGGCGCGTTACCAAACATGGCACCGCCGTCCAGTTTCTGTGAGTTTCCAAGAATCGAGTAAAACTGTTTTGTCATCTTATAACCTTTTTGTTTGATCTGTGGTTTCGCCTTTATAGT includes these proteins:
- a CDS encoding DUF4440 domain-containing protein, which gives rise to MFYDDRTGLNTSFEKEVRSFEDKCSKPFDVTRQLVSSEVHQLGDYGALQTGKHNFYVDGNLVEKAEFIVIWERTADSWMVKRVVSYDHQAVE
- a CDS encoding YcgN family cysteine cluster protein: MSVDKFWLTTALKDMTHEQWESLCDGCAKCCCVQFIDDDDDLLMQTDVSCRLLDTKSLACTDYEHRTSKVPDCVQLTADTIEEYFWLPDTCAYRLVAEGKDLPDWHYLISGDKQLVHKKGHSIKGKVISETKLTAEEVEDRIISWIPLSD
- a CDS encoding YcgL domain-containing protein, which encodes MMCSIYKSAKKPDTYLYVPYETDFEDLPEGLIQVWGEPELVMHLDLNERQSLALCDIAEVKAKLEEEGYFLQMPPSEEEIAQLIAGKK
- the rnd gene encoding ribonuclease D translates to MARFHLEQHQDSVHVETVSDPERLQELCQSWLALKELAVDTEFDRTNTYFHRLALIQIYDGKEIYLIDPLAFDDLSALTELFASTSVVKALHSCSEDLEALYHQYGFEFNQVFDTQIAASLDGIGLSVGYGNIVEHFLSVVLDKEHTKTDWLQRPLSQEQRVYAAQDVQYLMPVYYRLRDSLLEKGLFECVIEDVNSIFAAIIQADDYAEAYLKVKGAFRLNQFQLNRLQKLAQWRETLARDNNIPKTFVFRDHHLIEVSQKEKTSIGDLLSMGCHRGSIRKYGAEMIHQIELADQVDKEQWPEPLQPFHKIPKSKAMFNALKAEVEKVANLNSIPAEALCNRRLIEYYIKMTLGFKGRPNRFWNSWRQRLLEEPFKQAMQEFI
- the fadD gene encoding long-chain-fatty-acid--CoA ligase FadD, with product MDKIWLKHYPKEVQQTIDPEQYSSLMAIFDESVEKFGDRPAVTNLGVTLTYRELDQKARDFASYLQNELGLQKGDKLALMMPNLLQYPVCLFGAFRAGLAVVNVNPLYTPRELEHQLNDSEANAIVILANFGDTLQSVVEKTNLKHIIVTQVGDMCPQPKRFIVNFVVKYLKKMVPNFNLEQAHSFVDAMTKGAAKEVKPVELTAEDTAFLQYTGGTTGVSKGAVLTHRNMVANVLQTHAWMGPFLDEGQETIITALPLYHIFSLCVNCLLFTKAGGHNIYITNPRDMKDFCKTLRKFPFTALTGVNTLFNGLLNTPAFRELDFSQLKLSVGGGMAVQKSVAERWQELTKTPLLEGYGLTETSPVVSMNPLDLESYNGTIGLPIPSTDVEVRDEEGNEVDIGQPGELWVKGPQIMKGYLNRPQETAEVLKEDGWLATGDMATIDDKGYLRIVDRKKDMILVSGFNVYPNEIEDVVALHPSVLEVAAIGEPDEVKGEVVKVVVVKKDSTLTEEDVIKHAREHLTGYKIPKVVEFRDELPKSNVGKILRKELRK
- a CDS encoding alpha/beta fold hydrolase, which codes for MHVKFDQEYHFQIHHNKVSVLEWGDPKAEPILCLHGWLDNAATFHYLAPYLADKYRLIAIEFPGHGQSEHLSEDADYQFVSGISIIDGALDVLHIDKCHILGHSMGAALAMIYAGAVPNRVKSLVSIDALGPFISTPHQTIEQLAQAIDQRKAKRSQKRYFNSIEEAANARAQVSELSAETLLPLIERGVTLCDRGYQWSSDARLKNASWIRMTEPQLEALMNNVAAEVLFIRGKQGMLQEKPAIERRLSYLQQSEWIDLEGGHHLHMQYPESVAESVLKFWAKFNQG
- a CDS encoding MBL fold metallo-hydrolase yields the protein MTKQFYSILGNSQKLDGGAMFGNAPKALWQRWVEVDEQNRIDLVCRALLVKDGDKNLLFETGIGAFFEPKFKDRYGVQEDEHVLLQSLADAGVSHEDIDILVLSHLHFDHAGGLLSKWQEDKEPELLFPNAEFIIGKEAWERANNPHPRDKASFIPGLTDLIEQTGRLHLIEGEHSALLGDDYRFFVSNGHTPGMLLTEITTEQGPVVFAADLIPGVPWVHLPITMGYDRFPENLIEEKKLLLDRLIEENGQLYFTHDPETCLGKVTKDEKGRFTTEENLKHLVNRVM